The Sphaeramia orbicularis chromosome 16, fSphaOr1.1, whole genome shotgun sequence genome window below encodes:
- the LOC115435240 gene encoding zinc finger protein OZF-like has product MRDTDPYELLVFTSFRLVQGSGLCVGLCGKTFTRLSGLKKHQRIHTGERPYDCDQCGKTFTTMSGLKIHLRMHTGEKPYDCEQCGKTFTRMSGLRKHQRIHTGEKPYDCDQCGKTFTTMNGLKIHLRMHTGEKPYDCEQCGKSFITASTLKRHQRIHTGERPYDCDQCGKTFTRMSVLREHLRIHTGERPFDCDQCGRTFTTMNGLKEHLHFHTGERPYDCDQCGKTFTSASYLKIHQRFHTGERPYDCDQCGKAFITGSMLKRHQRSHAGERPFYCDQCGKTFTRMSVVKEHLHIHKGERPYDCNECGKTFATATYLKRHQRIHTGESPYDCDQCGKTFKSFSALHYHQRKLMYPCDRCTKICWSSSSYKYHQQTHIAEDPNSSDPVTDLLLQVHNQEAGGDITGKAGEGKGRNQTHLSCVVEGNSNKGENGRRFDQQEK; this is encoded by the exons ATGAGGGATACAGACCCCTACGAGCTACTGGTGTTCACCAGCTTCCGACTGGTGCAGGGATCTGGACTCTGTGTTGGCCTG tgtggaaagactttcaccagatTGAGTGGGCTGAAgaaacaccaacgcatccacactggagaaagaccatatgactgtgaccagtgtgggaagactttcaccacaatGAGTGGGCTGAAGATACACCTACGCAtgcacactggagaaaaaccatatgactgtgagcagtgtgggaagactttcaccagaatgaGTGGGCTGAGGAAACACCAacgtatccacactggagaaaaaccatatgactgtgaccagtgtgggaagactttcaccacaatGAATGGGCTGAAGATACACCTACGCATGCAcacaggagaaaaaccatatgactgTGAGCAGTGTGGGAAGAGTTTTATCACAGCAAGTACCTTAAAAaggcaccaacgcatccacactggagaaagaccatatgattgtgaccagtgtgggaagactttcactagAATGAGTGTGCTGAGGGAACACCtacgcattcacactggagaaagaccatttgactgtgaccagtgtgggaggACTTTCACCACAATGAATGGGCTGAAGGAACACCTACActtccacactggagaaagaccatatgactgtgaccagtgtgggaagactttcacttcGGCAAGTTACTTAAAAATTCACCAACGcttccacactggagaaagaccatatgactgtgaccagtgtgggaaggcttttATCACAGGAAGTATGTTAAAAAGGCACCAACGTAGCCACGCTGGAGAAAGACCATtttactgtgaccagtgtgggaagactttcaccagaatgaGTGTGGTGAAGGAGCACCTACACATCCACaaaggagaaagaccatatgactgtaatGAGTGCGGGAAGACTTTTGCCACAGCAACTTACTTAAAAaggcaccaacgcatccacactggagaaagtcCATATgattgtgaccagtgtgggaagactttcaagTCCTTTTCTGCTTTACATTATCACCAGAGGAAGTTGATGTACCCCTGTGATAGGTGCACAAAGATATGCTGGTCATCTTCCTCTTACAAGTATCACCAACAGACCCATATTGCAGAGGATCCCAACAGTTCAGATCCTGTGACAGATCTTTTGTTACAGGTTCACAAT CAGGAAGCAGGAGGTGACATCACTGGTAAGGCGGGGGAAGGGAAGGGTAGAAATCAGACCCACCTGAGCTGTGTGgtggagggaaactcaaacaaaggagAGAATGGACGGAGGTTTGATCAACAGGAGAAGTGA
- the LOC115436318 gene encoding zinc finger protein 239-like → MDGRPTCDQCGKTFTTKSGLKKHLHIHSGERPYDCDQCGKNFTLASKLKRHQRIHTGERPYNCDQCGKTFTQMSWLKTHLSIHKGEKPYGCDQCGKNFTTVSNLKVHQRIHTGERPYNCDQCGKTFTTASNLKLKRHQRIHTGERPFYCGQCGKTFTRMSVLKEHQRIHTGETPYNCDQCGKTFRSLSALHSHHRVHHKKLIYPGHLPLTSVTNKPILEKIPTSVDLVTDLLLPVHGVPNTNVSNISRKDKN, encoded by the exons atggatggaagacccacctgtgaccagtgtggaaagactttcaccacaaaGAGTGGGCTGAAGAAACACCTCCACATCCACtccggagaaagaccatatgactgtgatcaGTGTGGGAAGAATTTCACTTTGGCAAGTAAATTAAAAaggcaccaacgcatccacactggagaaagaccatataactgtgaccagtgtgggaagactttcacccaaatgaGTTGGCTTAAGACACACCTGAGCATCCACaaaggagaaaaaccatatggctgtgaccagtgtgggaagaatTTTACCACAGTAAGTAACTTAAAAGTGCACCAACGCATCcatactggagaaagaccatataactgtgaccagtgtgggaagactttcaccacagcaagtaacTTAAAA TTAAAAcggcaccaacgcatccacactggagaaagaccattttactgtggccagtgtggaaagacttttaCCAGAATGAGTGTGCTAAAGGAAcatcaacgcatccacactggagaaacaccatataactgtgaccagtgtggaaagactttcagatCCTTATCTGCTTTACATTCTCATCACCGTGTTCACCACAAGAAGTTGATTTACCCTGGTCATCTTCCTCTTACAAGTGTCACCAACAAACCCATATTGGAGAAAATCCCAACGAGTGTAGATTTGGTGACAGATCTTTTATTACCGGTTCACGGCGTACCAAACACGAATGTgtcaaacatttccagaaaagacaaaaactga